One Besnoitia besnoiti strain Bb-Ger1 chromosome VIII, whole genome shotgun sequence DNA segment encodes these proteins:
- a CDS encoding hypothetical protein (encoded by transcript BESB_081570) codes for MRMQWFLLRHAYFIKGEDFAVAVALLDLALYVLVGTDSLRFLGHSPDKALFGMVTSALLFIVALCGFVIVRMFRTSKYKVETYIMPVLIICNIASVFYMQLINKFVGFMTLQLPVLIFLITGYPYVWLVAFVLVGMGGGLIAQSVVCSVALTSGCPPYLWVDVGLYALQMVSGAVAYFTVYELGILIVRYKRHPARYLDAFSDLTALDTIVFSPVFGLGGEAARQVQVNQLVAPEKPHLDGLTFLRSASQVSQTTNRLVSRSFYHANTPGSGQTRDGHPFERNPPDRAERPSSANLSFHGNPSLAAHHGAPHAPSAPLGSGAPGGAPAVPKALIQHAAALQAGVGSGSPMQAAAGLVGAGRPSVPRGGHLQRGDGSGGDSVGGVCPPTSQGLVSGAAGGGGAASAPSSTDDRSRPPAAEPAPSSPVEDRHGGQAGGGVVGLLRGLTSKCSAALSDAGRRVGGSQESSRWRSRDRLSSRSTCEQHGTGGHGKPGERSSVPILLPRPSAAVTAGSGGESELRSQCLSGLSTHALGGEGLGGASAVSCASSQSSKTTRTGKAAQARSSSSDVARGRERAEPLVSETVLHQAALPSFSSSFAASDACVSLSYRARSRKRALSVDAVGRGESGGADAAGRAAKSGRGRESRREAGEGAFHEFSPSSLAKKEDVFPCDERFAPTAGATGFASVFPLFDGESSFPPEANVREDAPKLLGGAEVWGYDPAHPPAGYARRATGGVDEQSSQLPLFPSAAAEAQVRSALQYHRRWFFSQLLHFRRARRRNRQRGRRSGDPAAYSEDSEGADASSDDSTADARRRRARRRSGCSPRAERYDSGSDEETHLWLRARDSEEVASDASEGSHERSRWRDVSASSIDASSDAKEGESSASSGEADDSYALSGMQCRRLRRSDASADASVSTSSRSPARCGAGRKGRARTGASSVSASSFASSAFRRYLPFLFASGTRRRSSKPLSDEEPEMLNEVAEARSRRWGSRRFSAAEGDVSEGVCSASSAGVSAAGVSAAGVSAAGVSAAESEEVCERCCEASSGSRSSRSCSLERRSRGGRFSRKRRAKGRRRLSSRVRASSSSSSPSPARRERARDGDYVAVDLAPLPSRIFFDTFLNSIRRAEQLTKQASAPGHLPVFSVSASSPAGPPVPPSSSPSTDGARGGEAPTAAKPASGQPAAGPQVSAQGRKGASSEGLEKYYAMLLPSLPPFPSSRPLAVARGKKGLHRVADASMSARGGEAGTGASPQSALFVDGKRLAQAVAVSASAGLECGSEGPGRDEQKQGLRRALCASPADLASRLHRLPRAPALASPPLLQATVATCPQPPSLASSPSSGLASSVCVQRSQSVAAASARVSIELGDLARQPSPPHAKLAHTHAAAALSPSSDPTTRATSVPPRSVSDAGSASAETEDGSEGAVERRLSSVVVPRDPQELHRCRRSWSACGPATAGCASGPPPLADRAASRAPQVDGAAFPMQDCKRGRCRRCGRTCRHRESPRRGAGCGDRKRSAAGGRERETSDRSEREERSQARTLRRRRPRRSRLLSPAISTASCSSRERRSRRAVGGVAQLTPICVDEDCGQGDDLLSPLLRSESEEAPGDVRDSLSIDSDASCDSRDLSGRQQGGRRSRASSLPSAAEGEPAGEPDQRAGGWLASWLFGPWGVSEGERGGGGARGEKRRDRRSRRRRHSKVSRDRLLVQAGYALSGEDATRAFADCSRKAWLREDGSGASTSQYSSFGRAGGRRRESPETLEPARSATAEDDEDRLAVSHGRDACGKRRRKGRWASTTSPEQREWGGRGAWHTTSALDAPPASPPTWAPAVPTPSPSSFSFSALDQEADAGEGRAEAAAAAASGAADLIRRFFAATELHRSEPRPEKPEGAADGAVAADAAAAPLHMLAHSFATAATAEGPPSPKAARDNLSSSHSGLAAIGAPRSLTSQASLPRSAPAQPQGHAPATASAPGSAASVRSSALPSSGRAGGMPSATSHAFASTASSPSGLAAAADLGPRASRLGLGRGAYRAGTGTRAAPSTKATRPLKSGYISSVGGGGGSAESSRGKMTRYHIVQKFHDRLPWWVARIIVYSDAALENCRRRRRLMQRATWRTKVAMPVRNMLGLFSDEKIETWYVQWLNAFNAKYYPRVAWLLFLVCLYATAFHGLLRLRNFVDNYPLCRDAVRDSPLGEIGFFTLVAVRFASQPILSMLLLLPVLRHSGSKIVECFTSRGPVTPPKSYKLYRWMLGLSLLQFAYSVFDNTWHLFAAPPTRHISPLTIIPPSAGLEVAVVQTVFILAVRTPTINVIFCLYFIVYLLIFFFVLPAGAQQAQLFAVSLAGWLFTCIGGQLFYTRAFEVNRRRLFCKYVLPYMLYLEEIAAILYSNPQGEYPPDEGSDDEVSLASAHPAVERS; via the exons ATGCGGATGCAGTGGTTTTTGCTTCGGCACGCCTACTTCATTAAGGGGGAGGACTTCGCGGTGGCGGTGGCGCTGCTGGACTTGGCGCTGTATGTCTTGGTGGGGACGGATTCGCTGAGGTTTCTGGGCCACTCGCCGGACAAGGCCCTGTTTGGGATGGTCACGTCTGCGCTGCTTTTCATCGTAGCGCTCTGTGGCTTCGTGATTGTGCGCATGTTCCGCACGAGCAAGTACAAAGTGGAGACTTACATCATGCCGGTCTTGATCATTTGCAACATCGCGAGTGTGTTCTACATGCAACTGATCAACAAGTTCGTCGGGTTCATGACGCTGCAGCTTCCCGTGCTTATCTTTCTGATCACGGGCTATCCGTACGTCTGGCTGGTCGCCTTCGTGTTGGTGGGTATGGGAGGCGGCCTGATCGCGCAGTCCGTCGTCTGCTCCGTCGCGCTCACCTCGGGCTGCCCGCCTTATCTGTGGGTCGACGTTGGGCTCTACGCGCTGCAGATGGTGAGCGGCGCAGTCGCCTACTTCACGGTCTACGAACTCGGCATCCTCATTGTGCGCTACAAACGTCACCCGGCGCGCTATCTGGACGCCTTCTCCGACCTCACCGCGCTGGACACGAtcgtcttctctccagtCTTTGgtctcggcggcgaggctgcgcgtcAGGTGCAAGTCAATCAGCTGGTCGCGCCTGAAAAACCGCACCTCGACGGCCTCACGTTTCTCCGCTCCGCCTCTCAAGTCTCGCAGACGACCAatcgcctcgtctctcgaAGCTTCTACCACGCCAACACGCCCGGCTCTGGGCAGACCCGCGACGGGCACCCGTTCGAGCGGAACCCCCCAGAccgcgccgagcgacccTCGTCCGCCAACTTGTCCTTCCACGGCAAcccctcgctggcggcccACCACGGGGCCCCCCACGCCCCCAGCGCCCCGCTCGGCTCCGGCGCCCCGGGGGGCGCCCCCGCGGTCCCCAAGGCGCTGATTcagcacgccgcggcgctgcaggcgggagTCGGCTCGGGCTCCCCGATGCAGGCAGCCGCGGGTCtcgtcggcgcaggccgcccgAGCGTCCCCCGCGGAGGCCACTTGCAGCGGGGCGACGGCTCCGGCGGGGACAGCGTGGGCGGCGTGTGCCCGCCCACTTCGCAGGGCCTGgtctccggcgcggcggggggcggaggcgcggcgagcgcgccttcctcgacaGACGACAGGAGtcgccctcccgccgcggagcctgcGCCGAGCAGTCCAGTGGAGGATCGGCACGGGGGCcaggcggggggcggcgtcgTGGGGCTTCTCAGGGGTCTCACGTCCAAgtgctctgcggcgctgtctgACGCCGGGCGACGCGTGGGCGGAAGTCAGGAAagcagccgctggcgctcccGCGACCGCTTGTCCTCGAGGTCGACGTGTGAGCAGCACGGCACCGGAGGCCACGGGAAGCCCGGCGAGCGGTCGTCTGTGCCCATTCTCTTGCCCCGGCCGTCCGCCGCAGTGACTGCGGgctccggaggcgagagTGAACTGAGGAGTCAATGCCTCTCCGGACTGTCGACTCACGCTTTGGGGGGCGAGGGTCTCGggggcgcctctgcggtcaGTTGCGCCTCCAGTCAAAGCTCGAAGACCACTCGAAcggggaaggcggcgcaggcccgcagcagcagcagcgacgtcgcccgcgggagagagagggccgAGCCTCTCGTCTCCGAGACAGTCCTGCACCAGGCTGCGCTCCcctccttctcgtcgtcgttcGCGGCGTCTGACGCCTGCGTATCTCTCTCGTATCGAGCGCGCTCCAGAAAGCGCGCGCTGTCTGTCGACGCAGTGGGTCGGGGCGAGTCGgggggcgccgacgccgcggggagggccgcgaagagcgggcgcgggagggaGAGCCGTCGAGaagccggcgaaggcgcgttTCATGAGTTCTCTCCGTCCAGTCTCGCGAAAAAAGAGGATGTGTTTCCTTGCGACGAGCGCttcgcgccgaccgcgggcgcgacgggcTTCGCATCGGTGTTCCCTCTGTTTGACGGCGAGAGCTCGTTTCCTCCCGAGGCGAACGTGCGGGAGGATGCGCCCAAGCTCttgggcggcgcagaggtcTGGGGTTACGACCCAGCCCACCCGCCCGCCGGGTACGCGCGACGGGCGACTGGCGGGGTGGACGAGCAGAGCTCGCAGCTGCCGTTGTTCCCgtcagctgcggcggaggcgcaagTGCGGAGTGCACTCCAGTATCACCGGAGGTGGTTTttctcgcagctgcttcacttccggcgcgcgaggcgacgcaaccgacagcgcgggcggcgctcggGCGACCCTGCGGCTTATTCCGAAGACAGCGAGGGAGCGGATGCGAGCTCGGACGACTcgacagcagacgcgcgaagaagacgcgcgcgacggcgttcGGGGTGCTCGCCTCGAGCAGAGAGATACGACTCCGGTAGCGATGAGGAGACTCATCTCTGGCTGAGGGCGAGGGACAGTGAAGAAGTAGCCTCGGACGCGTCGGAGGGCTCCCACGAGCGATCCAGGTGGCGCGACGTTTCGGCGAGCTCCATCGACGCGTCTTCCGATGCCAAGGAGGGGGAGtccagcgcgtcgtcggGTGAAGCGGATGACAGCTACGCACTCAGCGGCATGCAgtgccgccgtctgcggcggagcgacGCTTCTGCTGATGCCTCGGTGTCTACTTCGTCTCGATCTcctgcgcgctgcggagcTGGGAGGAAAGGAAGGGCGCGGACTGGCGCTTCgtccgtctccgcctcgtccttcgcgtcctctgcatTCCGCCGGTACCTGCCCTTCTTGTTTGCCTCTGGcactcggcgccgcagctcgaaACCACTGAGCGACGAGGAACCAGAAATGCTCAATGAAGTCGCTGAGGCCCGGAGCCGGAGATggggctcgcgccgcttctctgcggccgagggcgacgtcAGTgagggcgtctgcagcgcgtcctccgcgggcgtgtctgcggcgggcgtgtctgcggcgggcgtgtctgcggcgggcgtgtctgcggcggagagtgAGGAGGTGTGCGAGCGCTGCTGCGAGGCATCGTCGggctctcgctcttcgcgctcgtgCTCGCTGGAGAGACGGAGTCGTGGGGGCAGGTTCTcgaggaagaggcgagcgaaagggaggcgcaggctgtccagtcgcgtccgcgcctcgtcctcgtcttcctcgccgtcgccagcccgccgcgagagagcgagggatGGCGACTACGTTGCTGTCgacctcgcgcctctcccctcccgGATCTTCTTCGACACCTTCCTCAACTCGATTCGCCGAGCTGAACAACTCACGAAGCAAGCCAGCGCGCCGGGGCACCTTCCagtcttctccgtctctgcgtcgtctcccgcggGCCCCCCCgtcccgccctcctcctcgccttcgacCGACGGagccagaggaggcgaggcgccgaccgcggcgaagccGGCGAGTGGGCAGCCCGCTGCAGGGCCGCAGGTCAGCGCGCAAGGACGGAAGGGAGCGAGCAGCGAGGGCCTGGAGAAGTACTATGCCATGCTTCTCCCCTCGCTCCCGCCCTTCccctcttcgcggcctctggcggtcgcgcgcgggAAGAAGGGCCTGCACAGggtcgcagacgcctcgaTGTCCGCccgagggggggaggcaggGACGGGCGCCAGCCCCCAGTCGGCCCTCTTCGTTGATGGAAAACGCCTCGCTCAGGCTGTCGCTGTGTCCGCTTCGGCGGGGTTAGAGTGCGGCTCGGAAGGCCCAGGCCGAGACGAACAAAAAcagggcctccgccgcgcgttgtgcgcctcgccagcggatctcgcttctcgtctgcaccgtcttcctcgcgctccggctctcgcctcgccgccgcttctccagGCGACGGTCGCGACCTGTCCTCAAccgccctctctcgcctcttctccgtcttctgGACTCGCCTCGTCTGTCTGCGTCCAGAGGTCTCAGTCTGTcgcggcggcttctgcgAGGGTCTCCATTGAGTTGGGCGATCTCGCTCGccagccgtcgcctcctcacGCGAAGCTCGCGCACACtcacgccgcggccgctctctcgccgtccaGTGACCCCACCACGCGCGCGACCTCGGTGCCGCCCCGCAGCGTCTCGGATGCTGGaagcgcgtctgcggagaccgaggacggcagcgagggcgccgtGGAAAGGCGCCTGTCTTCTGTCGTAGTCCCACGCGACCCGCAGGAGCTGCatcgctgccggcggagcTGGAGCGCATGCGGGCCTGCGACCGCGGGCTGCGCCTCTGGGCCCCCCCCGCTGGCGGATcgagcggcctcgcgcgcgccgcaggttGACGGTGCTGCTTTTCCGATGCAGGACTGCaagcgcgggcgctgccggcgctgcggccgcacgTGTCGGCATCGagagtctccgcgtcgcggggCTGGGTGCGGAGACAGGAAGCGGAGTGCGGCAGGAGGGAGGGAGCGCGAAACGTCGGATCGttcggagagagaggagcgcagCCAAGcgcggacgctgcggcgcaggcggccgcggagaagccggTTGCTGTCGCCGGCGATTTCCacggcgagctgcagcagccgcgagcgcaggagTCGCCGGgcggtcggcggcgtcgctcagcTCACGCCGATCTGCGTGGATGAGGACTGCGGACAGGGCGACGacctcctgtctccgctgctgcgcagcgagagcgaggaggccccGGGGGATGTACGCGACTCTCTGTCGATagacagcgacgcgtcgTGCGACTCCCGAGACCTCAGCGGACGGCAGCAAGGTGGCAggcgctcccgcgcctcctcgctcccgtctgcggcggaagGTGAGCCGGCGGGAGAGCCAGACCAGAGGGCAGGTGGATGGCTGGCGTCGTGGCTCTTCGGGCCCTGGGGGgtcagcgagggcgagcgcggcggaggaggcgcccgtggagagaagcggagggaCCGGCGGtcgaggcgccgacggcacAGCAAAGTCTCTCGAGACCGGCTGCTAGTGCAAGCTGGCTACGCGCTgagcggagaggacgcgacgcgcgccttcgcggactGCAGCCGCAAGGCGTGGTTGAGAGAAGATGGCAGCGGGGCGTCAACGAGCCAGTATTCTTCCTtcggacgcgccggcggtcgccggcgaGAGTCGCCTGAGACTTTGGAGCCCGCACGCTCGGCgactgcggaggacgacgaggatcGTCTCGCCGTTTCGCATGGtcgcgacgcctgcggcaaGCGCCGCCGGAAGGGGCGGTGGGCGTCGACGACGAGCCCCGAGCAGCGAGAgtggggcgggcgcggcgcgtggcaCACGACCTCCGCGCTGGACGCGCCTCCGGCCTCACCGCCGACTTGGGCTCCCGCGGTTCCTactccgtcgccctcttcgttctccttctcggcgcTCGATCAGGAGGCGGACGCTGGAGAGGGGCGAgccgaggctgccgccgccgccgcgtcgggcgccgcagacctcattcggcgcttcttcgccgcgacggAGCTGCatcgcagcgagccgcgaccCGAGAagccggagggcgcggcggacggggCTGTggcagcggacgcggcggcggccccgTTGCATATGCTTGCGCATTCGTTcgccacggcggcgacggcggaagggCCGCCGAGTCCCAAGGCCGCCCGCGACAACTTGTCTTCCTCGCACTCGGGCCTCGCCGCAATTGGGGCCCCGCGGTCGCTGACCAGCCAGGCGAGCTTGCCACGGagtgcgccggcgcagccgcagggccacgcgcccgcgacggcctccgcgccgggaTCTGCGGCGAGTGTGCGGTCGTCGGCGCTCCCgtccagcggccgcgcgggcgggaTGCCTTCGGCGACGTCGCACGCGTTCGCGTCgacggcctcctcgccgagcgggctcgcggcggcggcggacttGGGCCCacgggcctcgcggctgggGCTCGGGCGCGGGGCGTACCGGGCGGGGACGGggacccgcgcggcgccgtcgacgaAGGCCACGCGGCCGCTGAAGAGCGGCTACATCTCGTcggtgggcggcggcggcggcagcgcagagagctcCAGGGGGAAGATGACGCGCTACCACATCGTGCAGAAGTTCCACGACCGCCTGCCTTGGTGGGTCGCGCGCATTATCGTAtacagcgacgccgcgctggagaactgccggcgccggcgccgcctcatGCAGCGGGCGACCTGGCGAACCAAGGTCGCGATGCCCGTGCGCAACATGCTCGGCCTCTTCAGCGACGAAAAAATCGAGACCTGGTACGTGCAGTGGCTCAACGCCTTCAACGCCAAGTACTacccccgcgtcgcctggctcctctttctcgtctgcctctaCGCGACCGCCTTCCACGGCCTCCTCAGACTCAGAAACTTCGTCGACAACTACCCCCTCTGCCGCGACGCCGTGCGA gacTCTCCCCTGGGCGAAATCGGTTTTTTCACGCTGGTCGCTGTTCGCTTCGCGTCTCAACCGATTCTCTCGATGCTGCTGCTTCTACCAGTCCTGCGACACTCGGGCTCCAAGATCGTCGAGTGCTTCACTTCTCGGGGACCAGTCACACCGCCGAAAAGCTACAAACTCTACCGATGGATGCTGGGACTATCGCTGCTGCA ATTTGCGTATAGCGTGTTTGACAACACTTGGCATCTGTTTGCCGCGCCTCCAACTCGACACATTAGTCCGCTGACGATTATTCCGCCGAGTGCGGGGCTGGAGGTGGCAGTGGTTCAGACGGTGTTCATTCTCGCTGTGCGAACGCCGACCATTAATGTAATTTTTTGTCTGTACTTCATCGTGTACCTCCTCATTTTCTTTTTCGTCctgcctgccggcgcccaACAAGCGCAGCTCTTCGCCGTCAGCCTCGCCGGTTGGCTTTTCACGTGCATCGGCGGCCAACTCTTCTACACGAG AGCCTTTGAAGTGAACCGCAGGCGGCTGTTCTGCAAGTATGTCCTGCCGTACATGCTGTATCTCGAAGAGATCGCAGCGATTTTGTACTCCAACCCTCAAGGCGAGTATCCGCccgacgaaggcagcgatGACGAGGTGTCGCTGGCCTCTGCGCACCCGGCGGTTGAGAGATCCTAG